Genomic window (Oscarella lobularis chromosome 15, ooOscLobu1.1, whole genome shotgun sequence):
GTCATTCTATTACATTCTATTGCGTACTTCTTCGGCCGGCGCGCCTTCAGCATTCAACATCTCCTGCTCAAACTGAACGACGGACACGTTcgagcaatttctttctcacttATGTATTTATCTACCTCATCTAattcatcttcgtcttcctctgtCGTCCCTGGGGTCTCCGTCTACGTAAATATATATCATCGTAAAGAAGACATTCATACTGGTTTGATTACTCTTACAGCAGCTGGTCCAACTGCGGGTGGGCTCTCAGTTTGATCCTAGACAACGAATGGATAAGACATCAGGAGTTCGAGTCGTATAATATGTATAACTCATCCCGCACCTGTTCGACCTATAAACACGTGTTTAGACTCATTGCGATCGAGAgtcgatttttcttacttCTTGTTCTCTCACTTCTTCCAATTCTCTCTCGAtctcttcgatttcgtctaCGATCTAGCAAGGAGAATAGAAAAATGGGCGACGGGAGGGCGGGGAAAAAGTCATATTCCTTCGCTAAATCAACGTCAATAATGAGTGTAAGTAGATTAGGTGGTGGGCGATGTCCTTACGTTTCCATGGCCAGTGTAGGGTCAGGAGGCAAGGAACCGAAGGAATCAACAGAAAGGTCAAAGCAACGTCTTACCTAAACATGGACACATATGTACATAGTAAGAGGGGGGAGAAAAGTCATCAGAAGGATTCCTTACCGGCAACGATGTCTCACGACGTACGGCTAGAAATAAAGAACGGCGAATGAGACTCTCGACGGTACAGTAAACCGGAAAGTGCATCCGCCGCGCGCGGTGGGAAAACATTGAATCGGGCGTTATGTACCGACATGGGTGGAAGTTCGAGGCTTTGACACTCGCCCCGGTTTGATAATGTAAATGTAAGGGgcgaaaaaaggaaaggggTCTTCGTTGTGGGGCCTCGCGACGTAACAGAAAGCGAGCCGACTCACGGATGTACACGTAAGTTCTCCTATGGGTTAGCTAAGGGAGCGGAGGTGGGGTGGAACTCTTACCTGGAGCGGCGATCGTCGATGCGAGTAGCCCGAGAACGGTTAGGAAGTAGAAAAATGGTCTCATGATGCCTCTGCGCCAACACAAACCGTCGTTATAGCGTCGACATTCTTCGTCGACCCCGCCCAATCTCAGGTGTTCTCTTTTTACCGGGATAGTTCGACAAGTTTTACGGCGATTTCCGAACGTTGTGAACCGTCTTCGAAGACGTGGCCTACTGAAGTCCAAACGCGTTTTCCACTGACCTTGACCTCTTCGATGGAACGTCCGCACCTGCGCAAAGTGTTGGCAAGGGGGATGTGTGCCTCTGGGGGGAACACCTCTAATCTGATTAGTTACATGAGCTCGCGAAAACAAACgaaacagaaagagaaagctaACACAGAAATCTACGAGAGTGTCTCACTTGCACTCCTTTCCCACAGCAAGAATcctattttttcttcttcccctcctcttcgtccagTTCATCCATCTGCAAGACAGCTGAATTTTCATACAATTTGATGTGTTATGCAAAAACCTCGTCAGCAaattcctcttcgtcttcaagtTCAAGctcctccacctcctcctaTTAGATTATAAATAAACGTGTGCTAGAAATAGTAACACTACGCGGAGTCCTAATTCTTACTTCGTTTGGCCTTAGGACACTTTTTGCGTGATTCAACAACTGCTTCGCTTCCTCCAATGCATCCAAAGCTTCCATGACAGCCTCGTCTCTTGATTCCTACAACAGCTGTCAATAACCGGGCTGCTAATCTTAGGATTGATTACCTTGGCTAAGGCATCCTGCAACTCCATTCTCTCTTCGTCGGTTAACTCCTCGGCTTCACCGTCGTTGACCTTCAGTTGAGAACCGTTTGATAACGACAACGAATCTGTGGACAATCTCACCACTTCGGGCTCTTCACCGGCCTCTATCTCTTCCTCCTCATCATCTTCAAAAGGCGGCGATTCTTCTTCCGCcatttcctcctcctcctcttcctcctcctcttcagcGTCAGGCTCCACTTCAAAAGGCGGTGGTGCTGTAGATTCTCCTGCCATgagctcctcctcctcctcttcctcctcttcgtccacCTCAAAAGGCGGTGGTGCTGTAGATTCTCCTGCCATGagttcctcctcctcttcttcatcagGCCCCACTTCAGtagtttcttcgtcttccgtgaACTCGgactcgtcttcttcttcgtcggctTCCACCTCAGAATTCAGTACTTCTTCCTCggccaattcttcttcctccgccaattcttcttcctccgccaattcttcttcttccgtcaattcttcttcctccgtcaattcttcttcctccgtcaattcttcttcgtcgttcattTCTTCCTCCATAGGCATTTCTGGCTCGGAGGCCTCAGTCGTCGCAACCGGCTCTTCGTCGGCCGGCTGAGCTTCCGTcggttcttcttcgtcttcttcttctctttcttcttccagcAGATCGCGAACTACATCTTTAGCCTGCGTCAGCAAATTGTACCAGAACAAAAATTCCGAAAAACGCTAGTGAACACACCTCTTGCTTGCTGATTTCGTTCCTTTCCACTTCCGAGCGCAACTCGGGCAAAATTCCTTGCAGTTTCTATCATAACAGCACAATCAATTAGCAGATTGGTATACAGGTACGTAAATGACATTAGGGTCAATTACTGCCATATTAGAATCCGGTTCTTCTGAAAGTCCTAAACCGTGCTCTACTGATTATTAAACTCGTCGCATACCTTTGCGAAGGCCGCCTACAGATTTCAACCCAGGGTAATATCATGCAATAAAAATTCGCTGTACGTGGTTTTCGAATCGGTCGGCCGGAGCCGCGGAAGCTATGTGTGCAACAACCAAATCATACATACCTTCAACGCATCTTGCTTGAATCGGCTAAGTCCTGCatgtaaaagaaaaacggtttGTTGATGAACCAAGAACGCGGAAGACGGCGCGGAGGGATCGGCCCCCCAGGGGTTTGGTTACGATCGAGACGCGTCCGCCTGATTCCCGCACTGTACTAACCTGGTGCTGGAGCTGCGACGGAAAGCGAGAGAAGCCCGAGAGCGGCAAGCAAATAAGGAAACAGCTTTCTTGAAGACTGCGAATGAGAAAGGGGCGTTATTGTTGCGATCATGCATCGATCACGATCGAGCGCGTTCATCGCGCGGCCGCCGCGCAAGGTGAACCTCACCTCCATTGAAATTCGCACAGCTTTTTCAGAAATGCTACTGGTTCGGTCGGGAGTGGATTGCGTAGTGAGTcgacaaggaaaagaagcccGAATTAGACCGTGATACGCCCTCGTTAGTGTGTTATTCTATCGCAAAGCGCTGATTGGTTGCTCGGCAGAGAAAACCCGGCTTTCCTATTGACTTTTCCTTGACGGTATCGCTTTCGGGTATACGCCGTGTTATAGCGGCTCACAAACACACCGCGAAGGACGGTAAGGACATCATGATGATGTCCTTACCGCGCCCTACACGCTtagacttgaagataaaaaTGCAAACCGCTCGCGCGATTTGAACTCGCGTGAAAACCAATACCGAGTCCTCATGCAATTCATCCGAGCCGGACTTTTCCTGTATTATCATATCAAGCTTTGAAATTCAAATCGCTCACACACGATTTGAATAAACTTGCGTGCCCGTCGAAATCATTCCAACGCGAACTCCACGCCGAATGAAAACCATGATGTCTGCTTGTCTCATCGGGATTGCCGCGACCTTGCTGACCCTTTTTGCCGACGGTAACAGCGTTCCTGTTCCAGTTCTTCCGGCTGGCGCACTGGTCAAGAACATGCGCGGAGGAGAAGTTGACGAGGTTATGTTTATGTCCACCCTTTACGCGAGAATTTCCGGGGGCCGTGTGTCAATCAGGCGACCATTTTTCTGACGGCAGGGCAAACATCGTTCTTCCGGCGTACAGTCACGGTAACGAGGTGTTTTTTCGATTTGAGACGTCGTACGCAGCCGACCCCGTTTGCTTCGTCAACTTCGAATCGTTCGTGGGCCTTCACACCATAAACCCGCAGAGAAATGGACTCCACGTTTACATCTACGACACGAATGGACATCCTAAGTCGTGGCATCTTCCCCGAACTGCGTGGATAACAGCCGCGTGCTGGGGTACTGCGGCCATATGAACAGAGAGCCGTGAGCCCACACGAAAGACTCCGATTGACGCTGGCTGATTGTCGACTGCATGTTTCTTGTCTTTTGCTGCACACGCTGAATGTTCGCACACGCAGCCCTTAGTATAATAAACTTGCTAGTGCTTGTAATTGGCAGCCGTGGATGCGCTTTGCCGCTGCAGAGTATCTAGTGTATTACATCTGCGGAGCCATTCGAGCTCCCACGCCGTACGTATAGACGACATCGTGAGTTCTAATTGTATGCTTGAGGACACTTGTTCAGACTTCAACATGGTCACATAAAATCGCAGAGAGATGCACGTGTTCTGAGGCTATCGTTCTATACTGGAAGGGCTCTTTGTCATTGAGAGTAGAACTGAACGCTGCACTGCCGACTTCGAAGCAAACGTAGTTGAACacagaaataattaaattttcagCTCGCCACCTGTCACCAGCTGTTTCCTTTTGCACCACTTTTTTCGGGAATGCGACTGGTAAATTGCCACAGTCGACGATAACACAATTTGTAAGGAAGCTTAGATTAGAAAGCTGAAAATAGTACGGCGCCGTGTTGCATGCGAGCACGCGGGCGTGGTAAATCCTATTACACTGCGCGCGCGTCCAGCTCCTAGCTCTTTGCTATCCTCGTGAAAAGATACTACGATAGCCTAGGATTTTGTCGTTGCGCGAGACAAAGCGAAGATGCAAGAGtaagaaaattttgaaagaagGTCAGTGCTTTGCTTCAGATTGCCTGGAGCAAGCCCCGCGGCGTAGCTAGATTTAATCTAATTTAATCAAGAAAACAGCTGCGCGCGGATGAAGCGCGAAAAAAAGGTTCCGAATGTAGGCGTTATAGGATGCTAAGCCATCTGTTTCCACGAATGACAGTACTCTTCGCAAGCTTCACAGGAAGATAAGACTAGAACGCAATTGGTACTCGCAAGAAAGCCTCGGGCCGTGACCTACTGTATATAAGAGCACGAGCGTCGGAGAGCGCTCTCAGACTTCAACGCAAACACAAGCTGAAAGAAAACCGAAAGAACACCGCGAAAGAAAACCATGACGTCTGCTTGTCTCATCGGAATCGCCGCGACCTTTCTTATCCTTTTCGGCGACGGTAACGCTTCCAGCGTACCATCGTTTAAAGCCGGCCAACTGGTCAACAACATGCACGGAGGAGAAGTTGACAAcattatcttcatgtccACCCTTTACGCAGAGATTGACAGCCGCTTTGTGAAACCCGAAACCAAGCATTTTTCTGACGGCAGAGCGAACTTCGAACTTCCGACTTACAGCAGCGGAAGCGAAATGTTTTTCAAGTTTACCACGCCGTACGCAGCCGAACCCGTGTGCGTCGTCAACCTCGAAAGTTTTGTGGGCTTTCACACCACAAACGGGAATAGAGATGGACTTTACGTTAAACTCTACGACACAAATGGAAATCCTACGTCGTGGAATCTTCACGACGCGTGGATATCCGCCGTGTGCTGGGGTACTTTGTAGAACCGTGAGTTCATATGCACATGAAAGACTCGCTGCATGGCTGATTGCTGATTGTTTCCGTCTTTTTGTTTCGCGCGCTGAATGTTTGCTcatgctgctgctgcaaaaataataaaaattgcTCGTGC
Coding sequences:
- the LOC136195802 gene encoding FK506-binding protein 5-like isoform X2 — encoded protein: MESSRKLFPYLLAALGLLSLSVAAPAPGLSRFKQDALKKLQGILPELRSEVERNEISKQEAKDVVRDLLEEEREEEDEEEPTEAQPADEEPVATTEASEPEMPMEEEMNDEEELTEEEELTEEEELTEEEELAEEEELAEEEELAEEEVLNSEVEADEEEDESEFTEDEETTEVGPDEEEEEELMAGESTAPPPFEVDEEEEEEEEELMAGESDAEEEEEEEEEEMAEEESPPFEDDEEEEIEAGEEPEVVNDGEAEELTDEERMELQDALAKESRDEAVMEALDALEEAKQLLNHAKSVLRPNEEEVEELELEDEEEFADEMDELDEEEGKKKK
- the LOC136195802 gene encoding cilia- and flagella-associated protein 251-like isoform X1 — protein: MESSRKLFPYLLAALGLLSLSVAAPAPGLSRFKQDALKKLQGILPELRSEVERNEISKQEAKDVVRDLLEEEREEEDEEEPTEAQPADEEPVATTEASEPEMPMEEEMNDEEELTEEEELTEEEELTEEEELAEEEELAEEEELAEEEVLNSEVEADEEEDESEFTEDEETTEVGPDEEEEEELMAGESTAPPPFEVDEEEEEEEEELMAGESTAPPPFEVEPDAEEEEEEEEEEMAEEESPPFEDDEEEEIEAGEEPEVVNDGEAEELTDEERMELQDALAKESRDEAVMEALDALEEAKQLLNHAKSVLRPNEEEVEELELEDEEEFADEMDELDEEEGKKKK